Part of the Woronichinia naegeliana WA131 genome, TTTCGCCGTCTAAACTATTTTCGCCGCCGTTTTGCTCACAATCTGGGTTTAACGGATGCCCGCAAAAAACAAATTTATCAAGAAATCTGTGAATCCGTCAGTTTAAGTAGTGTTAGTTATTGGCTTCAGGTACTACTAGCGGCGGGGATTGCCACTCTGGGGCTGGTGCTCAATAGTCCGGCTGTTATTATTGGCGCGATGCTCATTTCTCCTTTAATGGGTAGCATTTTAGCCAGTGGCTTGGCCTTGGCCGTGGGAGATGTGATTTTAGTAGTACGAGCCACGATTAACCTGATTTTAAGCTGTAGTTTAGCGATCGCCTTTGCCATTTTATTGGTATCTCTGTTGCCTTTTAAGGAGATGACCAGTGAGATTATGGCCCGAACCCAGCCCAATTTACTAGATTTAATGGTGGCTCTTTTTTCGGGGGCAGTGGGATCGGTCGCTATCTGTCAAGAACAAAAAGGCGTGGCCACTTCTTTACCAGGAGTCGCGATCGCCGTAGCCTTGATGCCGCCCCTCTGTGTGGTGGGTTATGGTCTGGGTCTGGTGTTTAGTGTGGCCAATTCCAACGGTTTACAGGTGGCGATGGGAGGCGGTTTACTCTTTTTTACCAACCTAGTGGCCATTGTTTTTACCGCCATGTTGGTCTTTTTCTTTGTACATCTCGATACAAAAAATGTTAAAGATCAGATTCATCAATGGCAAGACCGCGATCGCGAAAGTCATAAAGCCCAACAAATTTTACTCCGTCTGCCAACGGCGGGTTATTTTCAAAAAATTGGCAGTTTACCTGGTCGTTTTCTGCTCATTTTATTAACCATTGTGGTTATTTCCCTACCTCTGAATCAATCCTTAGGTCAGTTGCGTCAAGAAATTATTCGTAAACGTCAAGAAAATCAATTAAGAACTCTAATTACCGAAACTTGGCAACAGCAATTAGGTAAATTATCCAATGGTGAAGCCCGTGCCTATATTAATCAACTGTTGATAGCCGAACAGCAGGAAAATTTAATTGTACAGTTGCAAGTTGTCACCAGTAAATTCTATAGCCAAACGGAAAGGGAAAATTTTATTGAACGTCTCGCCCAAGTCCTACGACGCAAGCCTGAGAGCATTACCTTAAAATTAGTGCAAATCCCGACGGGACAGTTAGTGGAATCTCAAACTCCCCAACCCTTAGCCCTAGCTTCTCCTAATATTGCTGAATTACAAACCCAATTTTTCCAAGCGGTAAAAACCTCCCTTCAGTCTATCAGCTTACCATCCCCCGCTCAATTAATTACCACGGAAATTAGTATTAGTGCCATCAATCCTCTCTCCATTCAAATTATCTATCTCAGCGATCGCGATCTGCAAGAGGATGGTAAAAGTTTGCTCACCAATCAAATTCGTAATCAACTCAATATTCCTCAGACCACTGTTGTTTATCACCGTATTAATCCGCAGCTTGGTTCTTTAGAATTGGTTCAAGAGCAAACTGAAATAACGGCTCCCCAAAAAGTAATCTTAGATCAGGTGGGAAAACTACTACAAAAATATCCCAATTTAATCCTATCTTGGCAGTTGCCCTTAGCTTCAGAGAAAACTAATGAAACCGATCCCTTACTATCTAATCATTTAGAGAGTTTACGTCGTTATCTTGCTGAAAAATGGCAAGTTAAAGATAGCCAAATTCAGGAAAAATTTGATCAGAAGAATGCCAATGACCTACAACTGAGGTTAACACTATAGTGGTCGGATTCTGGCAGCGATCGATTAGGTTTGCTCTTGACATCCTCCTCGGCGTGAACGCACGAGGATTCCCAAACCTCACGATTTGGGTTTCTGTTTCTTCGCACCTGCCTTAACAGATTTACTCTGTTCTGGTCTTACAGTCGCTCCGCAGACTGACACCGCAAGCCCTGCGGCCAAAATATTTTTACTTGCGTTAATATCTCGATCATGGTTTACCCCACAATTGGGACACTGCCATTCACGGATATTAAGAGTCATCTTTTCGACAATATGCCCACAAGAATTGCATCGTTTTGAACTAGGAAACCATCGGTCAATCTCGACCAATTTTCTTCCATACCAACGACACTTGTAATCCAGTTGTCGAATCAGTTCACTCCACCCACTATCGGAAATAGCAAGAGCGAGTTTGTAGTTTTTAACCATATTCTTAACAGCCAACGACTCAACGGCAATCACTTGATTTTCGCGTACCAAACGATTCGTCAATTTATGCAAGAAATCTTTTCGAGCATCGGATATTTCAATGTGAATTTTAGCTACCTTGATTCTAGCCTTTTCTCTGTTTTTAGAACCTTTTTGCTTACGAGCAAGATTCTTTTGTGCTTTCTTTAAGCGTTTCCGATGCTTTTTGAAATGCTTGGGATTAGTAATCTTTTCCCCTTTGCTATCTGCAATCAGGCTTGTTATCCCCAAGTCTATCCCTATCGCATTCTCGTTGACAGGGAGAGGCTTGATTGTTGGATCGTCAAATCTGATAGAGATATGCCAGCGTCCAGAGGGGTGAAGACTCACTGTAACGGTACTTGGCTCACATCCTTTTGGAATCTGCCTAGACCATCTAATCGGTAATGGTTCAGAGCATTTGGCGAGGTAAATCTCTTTGTCTCTGAATTTAAAGGCCGACTTGGTAAACTCAGCACTACCGCCATTCCTCTTTTTCTTGAAAGTAGGGTATCCCGCATTTCCTGCAAAGAAATTTGTAAAGGCAGTTTGGAGATGTCGAAGTCCTTGCTGTAAAGGGACACAGCTAACTTCATTGAGGAAGTCAAGGTCTTCTTCTTTCTTCCATTGAGTAAGCAGGCTAGAAGTTTCGGAGTACCCGACTCTTTCCTGCCTCTCATACCATGCCTGAGTTCTTTCATGTAGAGCCTTATTATAGACAAGTCTTACGCAGCCTAAGGTTCGTCGCAATAGCGACTCCTGTTCAGGGGTTGGGTAAAAACGAAATCTAAAAGCCTTTTCCATTTTTCACATTCTAGCGACTCTTCGTTGAAAGCGTCAACCCACCCCATATAAAGTCTTCCTCCGCTATCGCTAAAGGACGGGGTTTCTACCCATTTTTCTGATG contains:
- a CDS encoding transposase, which translates into the protein MEKAFRFRFYPTPEQESLLRRTLGCVRLVYNKALHERTQAWYERQERVGYSETSSLLTQWKKEEDLDFLNEVSCVPLQQGLRHLQTAFTNFFAGNAGYPTFKKKRNGGSAEFTKSAFKFRDKEIYLAKCSEPLPIRWSRQIPKGCEPSTVTVSLHPSGRWHISIRFDDPTIKPLPVNENAIGIDLGITSLIADSKGEKITNPKHFKKHRKRLKKAQKNLARKQKGSKNREKARIKVAKIHIEISDARKDFLHKLTNRLVRENQVIAVESLAVKNMVKNYKLALAISDSGWSELIRQLDYKCRWYGRKLVEIDRWFPSSKRCNSCGHIVEKMTLNIREWQCPNCGVNHDRDINASKNILAAGLAVSVCGATVRPEQSKSVKAGAKKQKPKS
- a CDS encoding DUF389 domain-containing protein yields the protein MPLKNPFFRRLNYFRRRFAHNLGLTDARKKQIYQEICESVSLSSVSYWLQVLLAAGIATLGLVLNSPAVIIGAMLISPLMGSILASGLALAVGDVILVVRATINLILSCSLAIAFAILLVSLLPFKEMTSEIMARTQPNLLDLMVALFSGAVGSVAICQEQKGVATSLPGVAIAVALMPPLCVVGYGLGLVFSVANSNGLQVAMGGGLLFFTNLVAIVFTAMLVFFFVHLDTKNVKDQIHQWQDRDRESHKAQQILLRLPTAGYFQKIGSLPGRFLLILLTIVVISLPLNQSLGQLRQEIIRKRQENQLRTLITETWQQQLGKLSNGEARAYINQLLIAEQQENLIVQLQVVTSKFYSQTERENFIERLAQVLRRKPESITLKLVQIPTGQLVESQTPQPLALASPNIAELQTQFFQAVKTSLQSISLPSPAQLITTEISISAINPLSIQIIYLSDRDLQEDGKSLLTNQIRNQLNIPQTTVVYHRINPQLGSLELVQEQTEITAPQKVILDQVGKLLQKYPNLILSWQLPLASEKTNETDPLLSNHLESLRRYLAEKWQVKDSQIQEKFDQKNANDLQLRLTL